In a single window of the Campylobacter hyointestinalis subsp. lawsonii genome:
- a CDS encoding NUDIX domain-containing protein: MDTIIKNLEIVPLEKSKFVKPFSILYTQDGKNKRWDCVEAHDSVSCIMYHKEFDAFLLVKQFRPSLWYYQTRHSINSDELGVTYELCAGIMDKGLSPEQTILEEILEETGYEVGKVKKITSSYTALGFGANRQTLFCTFIDESMKKTAGGGVDDERIEIEFIKREEITKFIYDESKVKAPNLQFAVLWFLGHFEELKKIF; this comes from the coding sequence ATGGATACTATTATAAAAAATTTAGAGATCGTTCCTCTTGAAAAATCAAAATTCGTAAAACCATTTAGTATTTTATATACTCAAGATGGGAAAAACAAACGCTGGGACTGCGTAGAGGCTCACGATAGTGTTTCTTGCATAATGTATCACAAGGAGTTCGACGCATTTTTGCTTGTCAAGCAGTTTCGTCCATCGCTTTGGTATTACCAAACTAGGCATTCTATAAATTCAGATGAGCTAGGAGTGACTTACGAGCTTTGTGCTGGTATCATGGATAAGGGCTTAAGTCCTGAACAGACCATACTTGAAGAGATACTTGAAGAGACTGGATATGAGGTTGGTAAGGTAAAAAAGATAACTAGCAGTTATACTGCACTTGGATTTGGTGCAAATCGCCAAACGCTATTTTGTACTTTTATAGATGAAAGTATGAAAAAAACCGCAGGTGGCGGAGTCGATGACGAGAGGATAGAAATAGAATTTATAAAAAGAGAAGAAATCACCAAATTCATATATGACGAAAGTAAGGTTAAAGCACCAAATTTGCAGTTTGCGGTGCTTTGGTTTTTGGGGCATTTTGAAGAGTTAAAAAAGATTTTTTAG
- the mgtE gene encoding magnesium transporter: MTKELDEIKEQLEKHFEDGTGLNDLSPADLAEHLKVLKRHDENEYANYLEKLDSQSLGEVAIEMPDHMLKDLIENVPNDKIAKAIEELESDDATDLLQYIEDIDEDKAKELFRSLELDSQKEISKLINYAENEAGAYMQTELFSAKLDEKLSSVISRFRVMKKLGEIENIFQLFVVDKNGILCYAIPLEDLIVYDFDLNLENIVKDGGVEKYKPHAATDTDDISEVATMVKDFDLSAIAVVNKAGVLLGRITTDDIHDFLEESATEQIYNLAGVNDEAEEEDTLFKAGRARAVWLFINLITALISASIIGFFDKTIEAYVALAILMPIVASMGGNTGTQALAVTVRKLATHEIDFSDAKRVIFKEVSIAFINGLIFATLMGIIAYIWFGVSLLGVVIAISMVINLFCAGFFGTLIPLILKKFSIDPAVGSSVLLTTVTDAVGFFSFLGLAKWILL; encoded by the coding sequence ATGACTAAAGAATTAGACGAGATAAAAGAACAGTTAGAAAAGCATTTTGAAGATGGCACCGGACTAAATGATTTAAGTCCTGCTGATCTTGCTGAACACCTTAAGGTCTTAAAAAGACATGATGAGAATGAGTATGCAAACTATCTAGAAAAACTAGATTCTCAAAGTCTTGGTGAAGTGGCTATAGAGATGCCTGATCACATGCTAAAAGACTTGATAGAAAATGTCCCAAATGATAAAATAGCAAAAGCTATCGAAGAGCTTGAGAGTGATGACGCGACTGACTTGCTTCAGTATATCGAAGATATAGACGAAGATAAGGCAAAAGAGCTTTTTCGTTCTCTTGAACTAGATAGTCAAAAAGAGATCAGCAAGCTTATAAATTACGCAGAAAATGAAGCCGGTGCATATATGCAAACTGAGCTTTTCTCAGCTAAATTAGATGAAAAACTAAGTTCGGTTATATCTCGTTTTAGAGTTATGAAAAAACTAGGAGAAATCGAAAATATATTTCAGCTTTTTGTAGTAGATAAAAATGGAATTCTTTGCTACGCTATACCGCTTGAAGATTTAATAGTATATGATTTTGATCTAAATTTAGAAAATATAGTAAAAGATGGCGGAGTAGAAAAATACAAACCTCACGCCGCAACAGATACAGATGATATAAGCGAAGTTGCAACTATGGTAAAAGATTTTGACTTAAGTGCCATAGCAGTCGTAAATAAAGCTGGAGTTTTATTAGGACGTATCACTACTGATGATATACACGACTTCTTAGAAGAGAGCGCTACTGAGCAGATATATAACTTAGCCGGTGTCAATGATGAAGCAGAAGAAGAAGATACGCTTTTTAAAGCAGGGCGTGCTAGAGCAGTGTGGCTTTTTATAAATTTAATCACCGCACTTATCAGCGCTTCTATCATAGGGTTTTTTGATAAGACTATAGAAGCTTACGTAGCTCTTGCTATACTTATGCCTATTGTTGCTAGTATGGGTGGAAATACCGGAACTCAAGCACTTGCTGTTACCGTTCGTAAGCTTGCTACTCATGAGATAGATTTTAGCGACGCAAAACGCGTAATCTTTAAAGAAGTCAGTATAGCTTTTATAAATGGGCTGATTTTTGCTACTTTGATGGGGATCATAGCTTATATATGGTTTGGCGTTAGCTTACTTGGTGTTGTGATAGCTATTTCTATGGTTATAAATTTATTTTGTGCGGGATTTTTTGGGACGCTCATACCCTTGATACTTAAAAAATTTAGCATAGATCCAGCTGTTGGAAGCTCTGTTTTACTGACTACAGTAACTGATGCGGTTGGATTTTTTAGCTTTTTAGGACTTGCAAAATGGATACTATTATAA